A genomic window from Ignavibacteria bacterium includes:
- a CDS encoding 3-methyl-2-oxobutanoate dehydrogenase subunit VorB translates to METKLMKGNEALAEAAIQAGCDAYFGYPITPQSEVLEYLAKEMPKRGGVVLQAESEVASINMIYGAAGAGFRSMTSSSSPGISLMQEGISYIAGAELPCLLVNVNRAGPGLGTIQPGQGDYFQSTKGGGHGDYRLIVLAPSSVQEMADFVFLGFDLADKYRNPVLILSDGAIGQMMEKVTFGKFKPNKIEKPWATTGKPPTRERNYITSLHIKPEMLEKHNEKLVAKYEEVKKNEVRFEEIETEDAEYLMVAYGLCARICHKAVNMAREKGIKVGLLRPITLFPYPSERLNVLADKMKAILTVELNSGQMVEDVRLAVNGKVPVDFYGRLGGMLPNPDEIVIKLENLIKKNHAV, encoded by the coding sequence ATGGAAACTAAACTAATGAAAGGTAACGAAGCATTGGCAGAAGCTGCTATACAGGCAGGCTGCGATGCTTATTTTGGTTACCCAATTACTCCACAGTCAGAAGTACTGGAATACCTTGCAAAGGAAATGCCCAAACGCGGCGGAGTTGTATTACAGGCTGAAAGCGAAGTTGCATCAATCAATATGATATACGGCGCAGCCGGCGCGGGGTTCCGCTCAATGACAAGCTCTTCCTCTCCGGGAATCAGCCTGATGCAGGAAGGGATATCGTATATTGCAGGCGCAGAGCTTCCGTGCCTGCTTGTAAATGTTAACCGTGCGGGTCCGGGACTCGGCACAATTCAGCCCGGACAGGGAGATTATTTCCAGTCAACAAAAGGCGGCGGACATGGTGACTACAGGCTGATAGTGCTTGCACCATCTTCTGTTCAGGAAATGGCAGATTTTGTTTTCCTTGGATTTGATCTTGCAGATAAATACAGAAATCCTGTACTTATCTTAAGCGACGGCGCTATAGGCCAGATGATGGAAAAAGTCACATTCGGAAAATTTAAACCGAATAAAATAGAAAAACCGTGGGCAACCACAGGCAAGCCCCCAACCAGGGAACGCAACTATATAACTTCACTTCATATTAAACCAGAAATGCTTGAAAAGCATAACGAGAAGCTTGTGGCAAAATATGAAGAAGTAAAGAAAAATGAAGTAAGGTTTGAAGAAATTGAAACTGAAGATGCTGAATATTTGATGGTAGCTTACGGCTTATGCGCAAGGATATGCCATAAAGCTGTTAATATGGCAAGAGAAAAAGGAATAAAAGTAGGTTTGTTAAGACCCATTACTTTATTCCCCTACCCTTCTGAGAGATTAAATGTTCTTGCAGATAAAATGAAAGCAATACTGACAGTTGAGCTGAATTCAGGCCAGATGGTCGAAGATGTAAGGCTTGCTGTGAACGGCAAGGTTCCCGTTGATTTTTACGGTCGTCTTGGCGGTATGCTGCCTAACCCTGATGAAATTGTAATAAAACTGGAAAACTTAATAAAGAAAAATCATGCGGTCTGA
- a CDS encoding SET domain-containing protein, with product MQFRLKKSTIEDAGIGVFTTSFIKKGDKLHTLFHENDVIWVSNEDYEKLDIPHELKENFSIKFEEGYSMPGDFNRISVGWYLNHSDNPNLHSDEEYEYYASRDIQPGEELFIDYEGL from the coding sequence ATGCAATTCAGATTAAAAAAATCTACTATCGAAGATGCCGGTATAGGCGTTTTCACAACTTCATTTATCAAAAAAGGCGATAAGCTTCACACATTATTTCATGAAAACGATGTTATATGGGTATCAAATGAGGATTATGAAAAACTTGATATTCCGCATGAGCTTAAAGAAAATTTTTCGATCAAGTTTGAAGAAGGGTACTCAATGCCTGGTGATTTTAACCGTATAAGCGTTGGCTGGTATCTGAACCACTCCGATAATCCCAATCTCCATTCCGATGAGGAGTATGAATATTATGCTTCACGTGATATTCAGCCCGGTGAAGAATTATTTATAGATTACGAAGGTTTATAA
- a CDS encoding 4Fe-4S dicluster domain-containing protein, whose amino-acid sequence MDTTAKATPAKERKVKGMVEIEISKCKGCELCRTACKENALTLSDTINIKGYRYIIANNDLCTGCVNCALVCPDAIITVYRTNPKKGAKKEDITPSNIKEEIKAIITSPVYSDLSNMDYI is encoded by the coding sequence ATGGATACTACAGCTAAAGCAACACCTGCAAAAGAAAGAAAAGTAAAAGGCATGGTGGAAATTGAAATTTCCAAATGCAAAGGCTGCGAGCTTTGCAGAACAGCATGCAAAGAAAATGCATTAACACTTTCTGATACAATAAATATCAAAGGATACAGATATATAATTGCGAACAACGATCTCTGTACAGGCTGTGTAAACTGCGCACTGGTTTGCCCGGATGCTATCATTACTGTTTACAGAACGAATCCTAAAAAGGGTGCAAAGAAAGAAGATATCACTCCTTCAAATATAAAAGAAGAGATCAAAGCGATCATTACTTCACCTGTTTACAGCGATCTAAGCAATATGGACTATATATAA
- a CDS encoding FixH family protein, giving the protein MKKFIYLCLILPVLALYHCGNDTSVNNVINTPSDYVKIFTAESGANKFEVYSKSASSFIYGYNNIGFKVFINGSEQNQGFVRFKPTMYHGLGGPSHSVPVPEKYFYDSDKQLFTGYSVFIMYDTAAFWAADFNYNDLNTVDSSVFPLTYSTRTKILAWDNSLTEKTYFLTMVTPAAPVVGLNDLEFMFHQTSDMTNYEEINNAEMFIRPWMESMGHGSGNNVDPVYTAPGTYKGIVNFNMPGEWFLYDSIKVNGSFVTDSPAPKFILQVN; this is encoded by the coding sequence ATGAAAAAATTCATATATCTCTGTTTGATCCTTCCTGTTTTAGCATTGTATCATTGCGGAAATGATACATCTGTTAATAATGTTATTAATACACCATCTGATTATGTGAAGATATTTACTGCTGAATCAGGAGCAAATAAATTTGAAGTTTACAGTAAAAGCGCTTCGAGTTTTATATATGGGTATAATAATATAGGTTTTAAAGTATTTATAAACGGGAGTGAACAAAACCAGGGATTTGTCAGATTTAAGCCGACAATGTATCATGGGCTTGGCGGACCCAGCCATTCAGTACCTGTACCTGAGAAATATTTTTATGACAGCGACAAACAGCTTTTTACCGGATATTCTGTTTTTATAATGTATGATACAGCGGCATTTTGGGCAGCGGATTTTAATTATAATGACCTGAATACAGTGGATTCATCAGTTTTTCCTTTGACTTATTCAACAAGAACAAAAATATTAGCCTGGGATAATTCACTGACCGAAAAAACATATTTCCTTACAATGGTTACTCCGGCTGCACCGGTAGTAGGGTTGAATGATCTTGAATTCATGTTCCATCAAACATCTGATATGACTAATTATGAAGAAATAAATAATGCTGAAATGTTCATCAGGCCATGGATGGAATCAATGGGTCACGGTTCAGGCAACAATGTTGACCCTGTTTATACAGCACCGGGCACTTATAAAGGAATTGTAAACTTTAATATGCCGGGCGAATGGTTTTTATACGATTCAATAAAAGTTAACGGAAGCTTTGTTACCGATAGTCCTGCACCAAAATTTATATTACAGGTAAACTGA
- a CDS encoding 2-oxoacid:acceptor oxidoreductase family protein encodes MLEELIVAGFGGQGVLSMGMTLAYAGMVENKEISWMPSYGPEMRGGTANCIAIISDTKISSPIISEFDSAIVLNQPSMEKFESKIKPGGLLIYESSNIFKPSTRTDIEIIGIPAATEAVKMKNSKILNMIMLGAYLERKPVVKIDSIIEALKKVLPERYHNLLPINKDALNRGAELVEKEMINLGEAF; translated from the coding sequence ATGTTAGAAGAACTCATAGTAGCAGGATTTGGCGGACAGGGAGTTTTATCAATGGGTATGACCCTTGCTTATGCCGGAATGGTTGAGAACAAGGAAATTTCATGGATGCCCTCATACGGTCCTGAAATGCGCGGTGGAACAGCTAATTGTATAGCTATAATTTCTGATACAAAGATCAGCTCTCCGATCATCTCTGAATTTGATTCAGCCATAGTGCTTAACCAGCCTTCGATGGAAAAATTCGAATCAAAGATAAAACCGGGAGGACTTTTAATTTACGAATCATCAAATATATTCAAACCAAGCACCAGGACTGATATAGAAATAATCGGGATCCCAGCAGCTACAGAAGCGGTAAAAATGAAAAACAGCAAGATACTGAATATGATAATGCTCGGAGCATATCTTGAAAGAAAGCCTGTTGTAAAAATTGATTCAATTATTGAAGCACTTAAAAAAGTACTGCCTGAAAGATACCACAACCTCCTGCCCATTAACAAAGACGCATTGAACCGCGGTGCAGAGCTGGTTGAAAAAGAAATGATAAATTTAGGGGAAGCCTTTTAA
- a CDS encoding heavy-metal-associated domain-containing protein has product MTLTETAVSQKVVKIKCSEMSCEACKRSITKSISHLNGIKTLDIDLETKIISVIYDDAVTDEVSILNAVINAGYEAEII; this is encoded by the coding sequence ATGACACTAACGGAAACAGCTGTATCTCAAAAGGTTGTAAAAATAAAGTGCTCAGAAATGAGCTGTGAAGCATGCAAACGCAGCATTACAAAATCAATCAGCCATTTAAATGGAATAAAAACACTGGATATAGATCTTGAAACAAAAATAATTTCCGTAATTTATGATGACGCAGTTACTGATGAGGTTTCGATATTAAACGCAGTAATAAATGCCGGATACGAAGCTGAGATCATTTAA
- a CDS encoding 2-oxoglutarate oxidoreductase, with translation MDEEYEVVYHRPSTLVDVSMHYCPGCAHSLVHKLVMEVVDELGIQEQTIGVAPVGCAVFAYDYMNIDMSEAAHGRACATATGIKRLMPDKYVFTYQGDGDLAAIGIAETLHTINRGENITIVFMNNAVYGMTSGQMAPTSLIGMKTTTSPFGRDVTEYGEPIRVSELISHLPGAFYVTRQAVNSATAVRKAKKALMNAFKYQKLKKGTSFVEIIGNCPSNWKMTPIEASKFIDDEMVKTFPLGDIKLPKGEDLKKLEEVK, from the coding sequence ATGGATGAAGAATATGAAGTGGTTTATCACCGTCCCAGTACGCTTGTAGATGTAAGCATGCATTACTGCCCGGGCTGTGCACACAGCCTTGTTCACAAGCTGGTCATGGAAGTAGTTGATGAGCTGGGTATCCAGGAGCAGACAATTGGTGTTGCGCCTGTTGGATGCGCGGTGTTTGCTTATGATTATATGAATATTGATATGTCAGAAGCTGCTCACGGCAGAGCTTGCGCAACAGCTACAGGGATAAAAAGGCTTATGCCTGATAAGTATGTTTTCACTTACCAGGGCGATGGTGACCTTGCTGCAATAGGTATTGCAGAAACCCTTCATACTATCAACAGGGGTGAAAATATCACGATAGTTTTCATGAACAATGCCGTTTACGGCATGACAAGCGGGCAGATGGCACCCACCAGTCTTATTGGAATGAAAACAACAACAAGTCCATTTGGCAGGGATGTAACAGAATACGGCGAGCCGATACGCGTATCTGAATTGATAAGCCATTTACCCGGTGCATTTTATGTAACCAGGCAGGCAGTTAATTCAGCCACTGCAGTTAGGAAAGCTAAGAAAGCTCTGATGAATGCCTTTAAATATCAGAAGCTGAAAAAAGGAACATCGTTTGTTGAAATTATCGGGAACTGCCCTTCAAACTGGAAGATGACGCCTATTGAAGCAAGCAAGTTCATTGATGATGAAATGGTAAAAACTTTCCCGCTTGGCGATATAAAGCTGCCTAAGGGTGAAGATCTTAAAAAGCTTGAGGAGGTAAAATAA
- a CDS encoding transporter, translated as MIKRIIIILTFLCFINIPSKACNSCGGGTGDLSVLSLDGLALFNLGFTNDRYTGVWDKNGNWLENKHSQSQYRVTFNSAYRLNKFVQFALSIPYVFNNSSIPGLKQNGSGFGDITLGGRFEIFHEFQPYKKNKKLALDKTLPYLAVTFGLTIPTGKSEENALNDVDITGKGFYSTTLGISLTKSIIRSKLQLLADLNWQHSFEKKYSKYFGEPIGYNYEKQPGEKFNYSVTANYIINSRHAVSISASGFLQNNFKINGERVENSNERSTNFSLAYTYYPSIPFRITSSVKLGPAGNNFGINAQSSATYNINFTYYIAQ; from the coding sequence ATGATAAAAAGAATAATTATCATTTTAACATTTTTATGTTTTATTAATATACCTTCCAAAGCATGTAACAGCTGCGGCGGAGGAACCGGGGATCTTTCAGTGCTTTCTCTCGACGGCCTTGCCCTTTTCAATCTGGGATTTACTAATGACCGATATACCGGCGTGTGGGATAAGAACGGGAACTGGCTTGAAAATAAACACTCACAAAGCCAATACCGTGTAACTTTTAACAGCGCTTACAGGCTGAATAAATTTGTACAGTTCGCTCTTTCGATACCATATGTTTTCAATAACAGCAGTATCCCGGGACTTAAACAGAATGGTTCAGGGTTTGGAGATATTACACTGGGAGGAAGATTCGAGATATTCCATGAGTTTCAGCCGTATAAAAAGAATAAAAAGCTTGCTTTGGATAAGACCCTCCCCTATCTTGCAGTTACTTTTGGATTAACTATTCCTACAGGAAAATCAGAAGAAAATGCTTTGAACGATGTTGATATTACCGGAAAAGGATTTTATTCAACAACACTCGGAATTTCACTAACAAAAAGTATAATCCGCTCTAAACTTCAGTTACTTGCAGATCTAAACTGGCAGCACAGCTTTGAAAAAAAGTATTCTAAATATTTCGGAGAACCGATAGGATATAACTACGAAAAGCAGCCCGGCGAAAAATTCAATTATTCTGTAACAGCAAACTATATTATTAACAGCAGGCATGCAGTTTCAATTTCTGCATCAGGTTTTTTACAGAATAACTTTAAGATCAACGGCGAGCGGGTAGAAAACTCAAATGAAAGAAGCACGAACTTCAGCCTGGCATATACATATTATCCTTCGATACCATTCAGGATAACATCATCAGTTAAGCTGGGTCCAGCGGGTAATAATTTCGGGATAAATGCTCAAAGCTCTGCAACATATAATATCAACTTTACTTACTATATAGCTCAATAA
- a CDS encoding DUF1761 domain-containing protein gives MPDPSLNLIPVVIAGVINMVIGAFWYSPLIIGKLWMRSMGKTEEEIKQGFSSAAMGMTYVVNTIASLLFAYVLAHIIKFTFTNTFEGGVMIGFWVWLGFVVTTVIPGYMYESRPKMLYFLFIIYQLISITLMGGLIAIW, from the coding sequence ATGCCTGACCCGTCATTAAACCTGATACCTGTAGTTATTGCAGGTGTAATTAATATGGTCATCGGAGCCTTTTGGTACTCACCGCTGATTATTGGCAAGCTTTGGATGCGCTCAATGGGCAAAACCGAAGAAGAGATCAAACAGGGATTTTCATCCGCTGCAATGGGTATGACCTATGTTGTTAACACAATTGCTTCGCTGTTATTTGCCTATGTGCTTGCCCATATTATAAAATTTACATTTACAAATACATTTGAAGGCGGAGTAATGATAGGTTTCTGGGTCTGGCTGGGTTTTGTTGTTACTACAGTAATACCCGGATATATGTATGAAAGCCGCCCGAAAATGCTGTATTTCCTGTTCATAATTTACCAGCTCATATCCATAACATTAATGGGCGGGCTTATTGCAATTTGGTAA
- a CDS encoding T9SS type A sorting domain-containing protein, giving the protein MKISINGNKIPFLIVFFAVSIFSFYGFFEFNDNRDKDAITTENISLSNISIVTESSAPYLNTNEIMNRHFMFNTEYSLADTIILTANPGPPNNGLSAAGAGMLFNLIGGPRDLFVTAFKTGLSLTAGAPVRIEVYIRDGNALGGPVGSGPGSSLAGWTLIDTADGFQGSTANGISELIYIGPIPVAANDTVGVALKLVLGGPRYFGTGTPPLENYVDTNIRLITGDARSAVFTTTGTWFSSRALTGEIRYVVSTTTGITNLNTGIPEDYKLSQNYPNPFNPATNIQFAIPENNYVSITVYNSQGKEVTKLVNGEYAAGNYVAKWDASGMSSGVYFYIIKAGNFSQTKKLLLVK; this is encoded by the coding sequence ATGAAAATTTCAATTAATGGAAACAAAATTCCTTTTTTAATAGTATTTTTTGCGGTTTCAATTTTTTCATTCTACGGCTTTTTTGAATTTAATGATAACAGGGATAAAGATGCGATAACAACAGAAAATATTAGTCTTTCAAATATTAGTATAGTAACAGAAAGTTCAGCTCCCTACCTTAATACAAACGAGATCATGAACAGGCATTTTATGTTCAATACTGAATATAGCCTTGCAGATACAATTATACTTACTGCAAACCCGGGACCGCCAAATAACGGTTTAAGCGCAGCGGGAGCAGGTATGCTGTTCAACCTGATCGGCGGGCCGCGCGATCTTTTTGTTACAGCTTTTAAAACCGGACTATCACTGACTGCAGGCGCACCGGTAAGAATAGAAGTATATATACGTGACGGAAATGCACTTGGCGGACCGGTTGGCTCAGGCCCGGGAAGCTCACTGGCAGGCTGGACATTAATAGATACAGCAGACGGGTTCCAGGGATCAACAGCAAACGGAATTTCGGAGCTTATATATATCGGTCCAATTCCAGTTGCGGCTAATGATACAGTTGGTGTAGCTCTTAAGCTTGTGCTTGGCGGACCGCGTTATTTTGGTACCGGGACTCCCCCGCTGGAAAATTATGTTGATACAAACATCAGGCTGATAACCGGTGATGCCCGTTCTGCTGTATTTACAACTACCGGCACCTGGTTTTCATCACGCGCATTAACCGGTGAAATACGTTATGTAGTAAGTACAACAACCGGTATTACAAACCTGAACACAGGAATACCTGAAGATTATAAATTATCGCAGAATTATCCGAATCCATTCAACCCGGCAACAAATATTCAGTTCGCAATTCCCGAAAATAATTATGTTAGTATAACAGTATATAATTCCCAGGGCAAGGAAGTAACAAAGCTTGTTAACGGAGAGTATGCTGCAGGCAATTATGTTGCCAAATGGGATGCTTCCGGGATGTCAAGCGGTGTTTATTTTTATATTATTAAAGCCGGTAACTTTTCACAAACTAAAAAGCTTTTGCTGGTTAAGTAA
- a CDS encoding dihydroorotate dehydrogenase-like protein gives MTDLSTHYLGMNLKNPIVPSASPLSRDIGNIKKMEDAGAAAVVMYSLFEEQITHEALELYHHTSYHDDTHAEAQSYFPEQSYNLGPEEYLEHLHNIKKSVNIPVIGSLNGCTDGGWTKYAKLIEEAGADALELNMYMLATDFNTTSEDIENIYVETLRSVKANVGIPVAMKISPYISALGHFAKRLDNEGVDGLVLFNRFYQPDIDLDNLEVVPNVLLSNSQSMRLPLRWIAILYGRINASLAATSGVNTAEDVLKLIMTGASVTQIFAALHKYGIDHIKTILADMEKWMTEHEYESIKMMKGSMSHKAVANPGAFERANYMKALNSFK, from the coding sequence ATGACAGACCTCTCAACACATTACCTGGGTATGAACCTGAAAAACCCGATAGTACCATCAGCCTCCCCGCTTTCAAGGGATATTGGCAACATAAAAAAAATGGAAGATGCCGGAGCAGCGGCAGTTGTTATGTATTCACTCTTCGAAGAGCAGATTACCCATGAAGCACTCGAGCTTTATCATCATACTTCTTACCATGATGATACTCACGCTGAAGCTCAGTCATACTTCCCGGAACAGAGCTATAACCTTGGACCTGAAGAATACCTGGAGCATCTTCATAATATCAAGAAGAGTGTGAATATTCCCGTAATTGGCAGCCTTAACGGCTGCACTGATGGCGGCTGGACAAAATACGCAAAGCTGATCGAAGAAGCCGGGGCAGACGCACTGGAGCTGAATATGTATATGCTTGCAACGGATTTTAACACAACTTCAGAGGATATTGAAAATATTTATGTAGAAACACTGCGTTCGGTAAAAGCAAATGTGGGGATACCGGTTGCGATGAAGATTAGTCCGTATATAAGCGCTTTGGGTCACTTTGCAAAACGGCTGGATAATGAAGGAGTTGACGGTCTGGTATTATTCAACAGGTTTTACCAGCCGGATATAGACCTGGATAACCTTGAGGTTGTGCCTAATGTTCTGCTGAGCAACAGTCAGTCAATGCGCCTGCCGCTGAGGTGGATAGCAATATTATACGGCAGAATAAACGCATCACTTGCCGCTACAAGCGGCGTTAACACAGCCGAAGATGTGCTGAAGCTCATCATGACCGGGGCATCTGTTACTCAGATATTTGCTGCGCTGCATAAATACGGAATAGATCATATTAAAACTATACTTGCTGATATGGAAAAATGGATGACAGAGCACGAGTATGAGTCGATTAAAATGATGAAAGGCTCTATGAGCCATAAAGCAGTCGCAAATCCGGGTGCGTTTGAAAGAGCAAATTACATGAAAGCGCTTAACAGCTTCAAGTGA